A portion of the Stella humosa genome contains these proteins:
- a CDS encoding CDP-alcohol phosphatidyltransferase family protein, with the protein MKLHSRLRRRESGRLRALPINRLIPNALTVLALAAGVTALRFGLEGRWEHAIGMILLAAVFDALDGRIARLIGGTSGFGAQLDSLSDVIAFGLVPGMLVHQFAMKGIAGFGWVVALVYITCCALRLARFNTKLNDPDMPPWAYNYFNGVPAPAGAGLALLPMILAQQFPEAFFANPWLNAIWLLAIAALMISRVPTYAMKKVRVPQSQVPLALLAVGVIAAAAVSEPWLTLAAIAIVYIAFIPFSIRSYSRLAAESARTKAERDGIVVAMTDEGGR; encoded by the coding sequence CGCGCTGACCGTGTTGGCCCTGGCGGCCGGCGTCACCGCGCTCCGCTTCGGCCTGGAAGGCCGTTGGGAGCATGCCATCGGCATGATCCTGCTGGCGGCCGTGTTCGACGCGCTCGACGGCCGCATCGCCCGCCTGATCGGCGGCACGTCCGGCTTCGGCGCGCAGCTCGATTCGCTGTCGGACGTGATCGCCTTCGGGCTGGTGCCGGGCATGCTGGTGCACCAGTTCGCGATGAAGGGCATCGCCGGCTTCGGCTGGGTGGTGGCGCTGGTCTACATCACCTGCTGTGCGCTGCGCCTGGCGCGCTTCAATACCAAGCTGAACGACCCGGACATGCCGCCCTGGGCCTACAACTACTTCAACGGCGTGCCTGCCCCGGCCGGGGCAGGCCTAGCCCTGCTGCCGATGATCCTGGCCCAGCAGTTCCCCGAGGCCTTCTTCGCCAACCCCTGGCTGAACGCCATCTGGCTGCTCGCCATCGCCGCCCTGATGATCAGCCGGGTGCCGACCTACGCCATGAAGAAGGTGCGGGTGCCGCAGTCGCAGGTGCCGCTGGCGCTCCTGGCGGTGGGCGTGATCGCCGCCGCCGCCGTCAGCGAGCCCTGGCTGACCCTGGCGGCGATTGCCATCGTCTACATCGCCTTCATCCCGTTCAGCATCCGCTCCTACTCGCGCCTGGCGGCCGAATCGGCCCGCACCAAGGCCGAGCGGGACGGAATCGTCGTCGCCATGACGGACGAGGGCGGCCGGTAG